Genomic window (Nicotiana sylvestris chromosome 7, ASM39365v2, whole genome shotgun sequence):
ttatataattattattaacAAAAGATttcaattttttatattttttaaaatttgccTGAGGTTGTATGACTAAGTGAGTAAATAATTACAAATTTCCTGTCTTATTAAATTAAACGATTTATTTACCTTCCCATCAATTCTAAATTTTTTTATGTACACTTTTTTTCTTCATGTTTTTGACGATTTCACTCTTTAATTTCAACTCGCATTCTCTGAGTTAGCTATTTCTTTTTGTCATATTTGTTTGATCCATATATCATAAAGCAAGTTCTTTTATATATGTCTCATATTTTTTAGCTAAGAAATTCTTGAGGGCAGCGGCACAAAATTCAAATCGATGGATAATGAGTCTGCTCATCTGCCCTTTTTTACTTAAATACCATGCTATTGTCCACGAGAGAGTTCGAAATCGTGATGTGAGCCTAATCTCATCACGTGTTTCACTCTTACCACTAGATCAAAGTCACGTAGGTTTCTTTTATGTCTCACTATAATATGGAGTTTATGAAAATTTAAGGGCCTTTTAATAtattttggctttaggccacaaaattcaTTGAGCAGCCCTGATTTAACCCCTTCTGTTTATGCCactggattatatatatatcaaatGACGCAGACTAAGCATAATGAAGCATTTGTAAGCAACAGAGTGAATAACACTTActtcaataaaaaaaattatattaagtTAGTCTGGACTGAGTAAAAGTCCCTGCGCCTCTATTAGCAACAAAAGATCGATAACAGAAAAGAATACGTAGAATGCTAGCTAGTTACAAATGTCAATATAACCTCAACTACTTAACGACAATTGAAGCTACCTAATCTAAATAAAAGAAGCCTAAGAAACGACCGAGGAAAAAAACTTAGAAAAACAAATTAATAGACGAAACAGTTAAATGATGTTCCTCAATACAAGAAAAATCCTTTAAATTATATGTCTATAAGCTATAAAGTCTTATTCAGTTTAGTACTTATTTGATGGCCAACTCAAGCTGTTCTATAACGAACCTTTGCGAAATTATTAATTATCtacaaataattttcaaaacacaTTTTTCAATTGCATCACTTTGCCTTAAACAAAGTCTTTCACGCAATCGTGGAAAAGTTTGGCAAATAATTAGATAAATCAAGACTACATATGGAAAGCGAGATTAGGAAACTGAGATGAAATACGTAAAATTTAGCTAGCTAAGACATAGGATAAACAATtccacaaaaagaagaagaaataatgaagaagaaaacaaataatTGTATTACGTACATTTCTTAATTAGAAAATACTGCCGCCTGTGGCTTTTGTAGGTGTACAAACTCCTCCTTATATAAAGGCATTCATTTCTCATTTTCTCTTCACCAAATTCTTCAAGTTCTAGCCTTACAATTGAATTGTagtatatttctttttttttaaaatcaaatgGCGCATCATCAGGTTTTCTTGTTTGTTTGCACTATAATAGCTCTTCTAGCTTCTTACTCCTCATTGGCTTCAGCTGCAGTTGTTGAGCATTCTTTTCATGTACGTAGTAATTATCTTCTTTATTTCCCATGCAAAATAGCTAGCTCGTCAACTCTTCATAGAACATTACCTTGTTTAATTTTGGGGCGGATCTAGAGGGCCGGTTATGGATTCGTATGAATTCAATAGCTTTTTCCTAGACCATATATGAAGTTCGGTGCACAAAGCAATCTCGCGTTCACGCAAGATCCGCCGGAAAAGGCTGCCACCAATTAAGGGGTGTAAGGTAGGCAGCATACGTTAATGCAAGAATTAGTGACTGATTCCACAGCTTGAACcagtgacctataggtcacacggagacaactCCACCATTGTTCCAAAACTCCAGTTCCTCCTAGACCcccgcatatatatatatatatatatatatatatatatatatataatatttactGTGGACCCAGTTATTTTTATAGTACTTTATCTTGAGGTTACTGTACGAactcataaacttcaaattctgGAAGAAATGCGTATAGCAATTCATTTTCTCTTGAACTCTTAGCTTAAACCCTACTTTAAACTATAGTATATCCTATTGCATTTTCAATATACATACTACTCCTACTAAATACTCCGCGCGCACACATACACATGCATATCGAGTGGAACTATTTGTTCTACTTGTTGCACCTCGTCTAATTTAAATAGTTATGAAAAGTGGCAAACGAGAATTACATTTACTAGAACTTCTATTTATTaattgtgatttttttttatgaTATTGGTTTTTTATAGGTGCAAAACCGTACTATAACGAGACTTTGTCGTAGACAAGTGATCACTGCTGTAAATGGAAGTCTTCCTGGTCCAACCATACGCGTAAACGAAGGGGACACCCTTGTTGTTCATGTCTTCAACCTTTCACCTTATAATCTCACTATTCATTGGTAAGTCCTTCAAtattttaatagaaaaaaaaaaagtaaacacGCAGTTTGTtaacaaaaaatgagagaaagAAATCAAACTAAGAATAAAACAAAccacttttttttttggtttcataATGTTACACTCGTGTAAAGTAGTTGATTTTCTTGTCTAAACAATCACAAAAATGCCGTTACGTTAACATAAAAAAAAGTCAATTCAAATATTCAATAATAGTAGTATAATTAATATATAGATAGTTAGTGAtctttatttaatatatctgtggAAACTATCGCTATCAGCACTATCACCCTCCAATTAGTTAAAGAAAAAGAGTTTAACAAAATTAGTAAAAGCAAAGGGGAGTTGAACGCTTATTAAATAATGTCATTACATATTCATGGAATGACGTGAAAAATAAAACTTAATTATTGCAAATTAATTGATTAATGCAGGCATGGAGTTTTTCAGCTACTGAGTGGGTGGGCTGATGGACCCGAATTTGCGACCCAGTGCCCGATCCGACCCGGACATAGCTACACCTACAAGTTTAACGTAACGGGTCAAGAAGGGACTCTTTGGTGGCATGCACATGTTTCATGGCTTAGAGCCACGGTTCATGGTGCACTCATTATTCGACCCAAAAAAGGAAACTCTTATCCTTTCCCTAAACCTTACAGAGAAGTCCCTATCCTCTTAGGTAATTTTACCTTCTTCAAATTAATTCTTCAATTTCTTAGTATTGTATAGAAATATGAGACTAGAAATATTTATAATTATGAGTTTACCTTGATATATAGTATTTCGTTTGTTCCACTTTATGTGATGCAATTATTAGTTGGAGAGTCAAAGGAATTTTATTTGACTTAGttggcgtttggacataaaaattataatttttttaaaaaaaataagtacTTCATTTGGAGTAAAGTTGacatgtgggattatactgggttgttattattgttgtatttggagtaaaattgaaaaatgatatttgaaatttgaaattatgtttgaacatgcatttaattttttgaaaagatATTGTAGTTTTGTGAGTAGGAAAAAATGTTTTTccaaaaaattgatttttttttttttttgaaaaactcattttcgaaAAATCTCCAAAAACATACAAAATTTTATGGACAAACGAGTCCTTAGTATTTCATTTGTTCCACTTTATGTGATGCAATTACTATTTGGAGTGTCAAAGAAATTTTTCTTTGACCACTTATTTTTGTATCagttaaatattttaaattgttaattactGTAATTCATAGTATTTTTTATGTAGTTTCTAAATATGtgattcttttttaaaaaaaaaacttgaaaattATGAATTTACACCCAAAATTAGATACGTCTGGCTTTTGCACTCTGGATCGCATCACGTAAAGTGGGACGGATGGAGTAGTAAATAGTAACTCATACAGATATTTTTGCTTATGTATTGAGTTACGTACTGCTACAAGAATTGACAAATATATGTAGTGAAATTTACCTATTTATAAAACTAGGAAATGAAGAAGTATGTTGATTTGTTAATGCAGGAGAATGGTGGAATGCCAATGTTGTGGACGTGGAGAATGAAGGGCTAGCTAGTGGTGGTGCACCTAATAACTCTGATGCTTACACCATTAATGGATGGCCGGGAGATCTTTACCCTTGCTCTGTTAATCGTAAGAATTACATACTAATCagatttttaattaatttgtgATTTTGTTCTATTTTGTCTTCTTGCTAACTtggattttccttttttatttttgtttttattagaAACATACAAGCTGACAGTGAAACATGGGAAAACATATCTCCTTCGTATCATCAATGCTGCACTCAATAACCAGCTCTTTTTTAAGATCGCAAACCATAAAATGAAAGTTGTCGCGGTTGATGCTGCTTACACTGATCCTTACGTTACGGACGTAGTCGTCACCGGACCAGGTCAGACGACCGACGTCCTCTTGACGGCCGATCAGGCACCGGCGTCGTACTACATGGCGGCTAACCCCTACGCTAGTGCAGCCGGGGTACCATTTGACAACACAACCACAAGAGGAATTATTATATATGAAGGTGCACAAACATCAACTCCATTAATGCCAATTTTACCAGCCTTTAATGACACACCAACAGCCCATAAATTCTTCACCAATTTAACTGGGCTTGTAACTGGGCCATTTTGGATCCCTCCACCTCGTAAAGTGGATGAGCACATGTTTATTACTATTGGGCTGGGCCTAACTGCT
Coding sequences:
- the LOC104213167 gene encoding laccase-7-like produces the protein MAHHQVFLFVCTIIALLASYSSLASAAVVEHSFHVQNRTITRLCRRQVITAVNGSLPGPTIRVNEGDTLVVHVFNLSPYNLTIHWHGVFQLLSGWADGPEFATQCPIRPGHSYTYKFNVTGQEGTLWWHAHVSWLRATVHGALIIRPKKGNSYPFPKPYREVPILLGEWWNANVVDVENEGLASGGAPNNSDAYTINGWPGDLYPCSVNQTYKLTVKHGKTYLLRIINAALNNQLFFKIANHKMKVVAVDAAYTDPYVTDVVVTGPGQTTDVLLTADQAPASYYMAANPYASAAGVPFDNTTTRGIIIYEGAQTSTPLMPILPAFNDTPTAHKFFTNLTGLVTGPFWIPPPRKVDEHMFITIGLGLTACNRQGNATCGGPNGQRFAASMNNASFQFPDKISMLEAFFHNVNGVYTTDFPNQPPLKFDYTNANNSMNPAIIMTTKSTKVKKVKFNATVQIVFQNTALIGIENHPIHLHGFNFHVLAQGFGNYNPAVDRKKFNLFNPQERNTIGVPVGGWAVIRFRANNPGVWLMHCHLDVHLPWGLATSFVVENGPTPSTRLPPPPPDLPKC